A genomic stretch from Thermomonospora umbrina includes:
- a CDS encoding helix-turn-helix domain-containing protein: MLRLVRRSLGLTQAEVGQRCGYSAATISRFETGARPFTDPEVIRAVARALQIPESLFGLAPPPSPVTVRSPVADALAVLRAASVNKVVAVPPGPAEDGDDVRRRNLLAGLTGVTGAAVLGPQLPAAANAPVSLKTRLEQVLYGDHTGARLLSVAELGTARAKAWSLFEACRYDELAERLPALAAAAQAGRAAASSRTRDRLAVAMADTYVLTCELAVKAGDDGMAWAAADRALAAARDSGDPAATAAASRAVAMAMRRHGHFDGATNLLTTSALSLGADRGEPGDGLLAAYGAMLCTAAYSSAQHGQRAQALDLIEEAGKAADRMTTPRRTGSGPFSAANVGVYRIGIHTVLGEPGVALEHARRVDIAELPSPERHARYCIDTARAWEQFGRTDRAFEALRAAERHAPEEIRRPSVRTLISTMLYAPGATPEGLRAMAARAGAPV; the protein is encoded by the coding sequence GTGCTGCGGCTGGTGCGGCGTTCGTTGGGACTCACCCAGGCCGAGGTCGGGCAGCGCTGCGGCTACTCCGCCGCGACCATCTCTCGTTTCGAGACCGGTGCCCGCCCGTTCACCGACCCCGAGGTGATCCGCGCCGTGGCCCGGGCCCTCCAGATCCCCGAGTCCCTGTTCGGCCTGGCGCCTCCGCCTTCCCCGGTGACCGTACGGTCACCGGTTGCTGATGCCCTTGCCGTCCTCCGCGCCGCGTCAGTCAATAAGGTGGTGGCTGTTCCACCAGGCCCAGCCGAGGACGGTGACGATGTGCGTAGACGCAACCTGCTCGCCGGCCTGACCGGAGTGACGGGCGCGGCCGTGCTGGGCCCGCAGCTCCCCGCAGCCGCGAACGCCCCCGTCTCTCTGAAGACCCGGCTGGAGCAGGTGCTTTATGGCGACCACACCGGAGCCCGCCTCCTGTCCGTCGCCGAGTTGGGCACGGCTCGTGCGAAGGCATGGTCGCTGTTCGAGGCGTGTCGCTACGACGAGCTGGCCGAGCGTTTGCCCGCCTTGGCCGCCGCCGCCCAGGCGGGCCGCGCCGCAGCCTCCAGCCGTACGCGGGACCGGCTCGCGGTGGCGATGGCCGACACCTATGTTCTGACCTGCGAACTGGCGGTCAAGGCTGGCGACGACGGGATGGCGTGGGCCGCCGCCGACCGGGCGTTGGCCGCCGCGCGTGACAGCGGCGACCCGGCGGCGACCGCTGCGGCCTCCCGCGCCGTGGCGATGGCCATGCGACGACATGGCCACTTCGATGGTGCGACCAACTTGCTGACCACGAGCGCGCTGTCGCTGGGAGCCGACCGGGGTGAACCCGGTGACGGGTTGCTGGCCGCCTATGGTGCGATGCTCTGCACCGCTGCGTACAGCAGTGCCCAGCACGGCCAACGCGCCCAAGCGCTGGACCTCATCGAGGAGGCCGGGAAGGCGGCCGACCGCATGACGACCCCTCGCCGCACCGGCTCCGGCCCGTTCAGCGCCGCCAACGTCGGCGTCTACCGCATCGGGATCCACACCGTCCTTGGTGAACCCGGCGTCGCGCTCGAGCACGCTCGCCGTGTCGACATCGCCGAACTGCCCTCGCCTGAACGGCACGCTCGGTACTGCATCGATACGGCGCGGGCCTGGGAGCAGTTCGGCCGCACGGACCGTGCCTTCGAGGCCCTACGCGCCGCCGAGCGCCACGCGCCCGAGGAGATCCGCCGGCCGTCCGTTCGCACTCTCATCTCGACCATGCTCTACGCGCCGGGCGCAACGCCGGAGGGCCTGCGCGCCATGGCGGCCCGGGCAGGCGCACCTGTGTAG
- a CDS encoding DUF397 domain-containing protein — METWRKSSHSQTSGATNCVEAANLPHGIALRDSKNSTSGHLSITATGFRRLLQQLKNDENIPSSEARWLRWPIPRSGERSSLCS, encoded by the coding sequence ATGGAGACTTGGCGGAAGAGCAGCCACAGCCAGACGAGCGGCGCAACGAACTGCGTCGAAGCCGCGAACCTCCCCCACGGCATCGCCCTCCGCGACAGCAAGAACTCCACCAGCGGCCACCTCTCCATCACCGCCACCGGCTTCCGCCGCCTGCTACAGCAGCTCAAGAACGACGAGAACATCCCCAGCAGTGAAGCGAGGTGGCTCCGATGGCCGATCCCGAGAAGTGGCGAGCGCTCGAGCCTCTGCTCCTAG
- a CDS encoding DUF397 domain-containing protein produces MKITWRKSTRSNSNSGQQSCVEVASLPAGIGLRDSKNPTAGHLSLTPQTFRHLLERLKDR; encoded by the coding sequence GTGAAGATCACTTGGCGGAAGTCGACGCGTAGTAACAGCAACTCAGGTCAGCAGAGTTGCGTCGAAGTCGCGAGCCTTCCCGCGGGCATCGGCCTCCGCGACAGCAAGAACCCCACCGCCGGCCACCTCTCCCTCACCCCTCAGACGTTCCGCCACCTGCTAGAACGGCTCAAGGACCGCTGA
- a CDS encoding helix-turn-helix domain-containing protein, whose translation MATAESLDPHTSMAHLIAVHLRRQREQHEMSGAALADFLGVHRSSVARMEAGTIALNERHATKIDKAWGTGGIFLALVKTAKGQHNNEWFKERTDKESRATTLRLWQLSWVHGMFQTEDYARAQFQAAGLRDVEANIATRMSRQRLLDRDPPPMIFALMDQGVIEQPVGGPAVMRAQLAHLVAMAALPNVVMRVVPRSAGAHVGRDGSFEVISIAGVGGSDTAYADANVAGRLVTDVAEVDSFHILFDRIGSIALPTTSSLDLIKETMEAM comes from the coding sequence ATGGCCACCGCAGAGTCACTCGACCCGCACACCTCGATGGCGCACCTCATTGCCGTTCACCTGCGGAGACAACGCGAACAGCACGAAATGTCCGGTGCAGCCCTCGCTGACTTCCTCGGGGTCCACCGATCGAGCGTTGCGCGCATGGAAGCAGGAACCATTGCGCTCAACGAGCGCCACGCAACAAAGATCGACAAGGCATGGGGCACCGGCGGCATCTTCCTCGCCCTCGTGAAGACAGCCAAGGGCCAGCACAACAACGAGTGGTTCAAGGAGCGAACCGACAAGGAGTCCCGGGCGACCACCCTGCGGTTGTGGCAACTCTCATGGGTGCATGGGATGTTCCAGACAGAGGACTACGCGCGAGCGCAGTTCCAGGCGGCAGGTCTGCGCGACGTCGAAGCCAACATCGCCACGCGCATGTCACGGCAGCGGCTACTGGACCGAGACCCTCCGCCCATGATCTTCGCCCTCATGGATCAGGGGGTGATCGAACAGCCGGTCGGCGGGCCCGCGGTCATGCGCGCACAGCTCGCTCATCTGGTGGCGATGGCCGCGCTTCCCAACGTTGTGATGAGAGTCGTCCCTCGAAGCGCGGGCGCTCACGTCGGGCGCGACGGCTCGTTCGAGGTCATCTCCATAGCCGGAGTGGGCGGATCAGACACCGCATATGCGGACGCCAACGTAGCCGGAAGGCTGGTCACCGACGTTGCGGAGGTAGACTCCTTCCACATCCTGTTTGACCGAATTGGGAGCATTGCGCTTCCCACAACCTCGTCGCTGGACTTGATCAAAGAGACCATGGAGGCGATGTGA
- a CDS encoding ABC transporter permease produces the protein MLFVSLKSLRHRTAAFTASFLAMLLGATLIMAFASMLDTAGGPNVPSASEETLVNMGVIVGGWGLILVLFAVTSTLTLAVRQRVTEMALLKSIGATPGQLRRMILGETAVIALVAVALAVLPSMLGGRLLLEMLISTDQVASGVGYAFGPVALSMGFGVTFVASVGAAVLTARRTTRMRVTESLLDASVGSRKMSKKRWIGGVVFLLLATDLAVITATVMRGEGSDIMQTAGQTSIWASIGFALLGPFLLRRVTGLLARPLELMGGVAGYLTVQNMRERSQQMATALMPIILFTGIGTATLYMQDIDNAALAAEGLVATTEQKNIETLNFVVIGMIVLFAAIMLINTLIAATTHRRAEFGRQRLTGATPGQVLGMVALESAILTVTGVLFGTLAALFTILPFNFARTDTALPSAGLGTYVGVVAVAATLALVTGLWTTRRTLRTPAIEAVTA, from the coding sequence ATGCTGTTTGTGTCTCTCAAGTCTCTGCGGCACCGCACCGCCGCGTTCACCGCGAGCTTCCTGGCGATGCTGCTGGGCGCGACCCTGATCATGGCGTTCGCCTCCATGCTGGACACCGCCGGCGGCCCGAACGTCCCGTCCGCCAGCGAGGAGACGCTGGTCAACATGGGTGTCATCGTCGGCGGCTGGGGGCTGATCCTGGTGCTGTTCGCCGTCACCTCGACGCTGACCCTGGCCGTCCGGCAGCGGGTCACCGAGATGGCGCTGCTCAAGAGCATCGGCGCCACACCCGGGCAGCTCCGCCGCATGATCCTCGGCGAGACGGCCGTGATCGCGCTGGTCGCCGTGGCCTTGGCGGTCCTCCCCTCGATGCTGGGCGGGCGACTGCTGCTGGAGATGCTGATCTCCACCGACCAGGTGGCCTCGGGTGTCGGTTACGCGTTCGGGCCGGTCGCGTTGTCGATGGGCTTCGGCGTGACGTTCGTGGCCTCGGTGGGGGCGGCGGTGCTGACGGCGCGCCGCACCACCCGGATGCGGGTCACCGAGTCGCTTCTGGACGCGTCCGTGGGCTCCCGAAAGATGAGCAAGAAGCGGTGGATCGGCGGCGTGGTCTTCCTGCTGCTGGCCACCGACCTGGCGGTCATCACCGCCACCGTGATGCGCGGCGAGGGCTCCGACATCATGCAGACCGCCGGCCAGACCTCCATCTGGGCGTCGATCGGCTTCGCGCTGCTGGGCCCGTTCCTGCTGCGCCGCGTCACCGGCCTGCTGGCCCGGCCCTTGGAGCTGATGGGCGGCGTGGCGGGGTATCTGACCGTTCAGAACATGCGCGAACGGTCTCAGCAGATGGCCACGGCGCTCATGCCGATCATCCTGTTCACCGGCATCGGCACGGCCACGCTCTACATGCAGGACATCGACAACGCCGCCCTGGCCGCCGAGGGCCTGGTCGCCACCACCGAACAGAAGAACATCGAGACCCTGAACTTCGTGGTCATCGGCATGATCGTGCTGTTCGCCGCCATCATGCTGATCAACACCCTGATCGCCGCCACCACCCACCGCCGCGCCGAGTTCGGCCGCCAGCGCCTCACCGGGGCGACGCCGGGCCAGGTCTTGGGCATGGTGGCCCTGGAGTCCGCCATCCTCACGGTGACCGGCGTGCTCTTCGGCACCCTGGCGGCGCTGTTCACCATCCTGCCGTTCAACTTCGCCCGCACGGACACGGCTCTCCCTTCCGCCGGTCTCGGGACCTACGTGGGAGTGGTGGCCGTGGCCGCCACCCTGGCTCTGGTCACCGGCCTGTGGACGACCCGCCGTACGCTCCGCACCCCGGCCATCGAGGCGGTGACGGCCTGA